In the Gemmatimonadaceae bacterium genome, one interval contains:
- the plsY gene encoding glycerol-3-phosphate 1-O-acyltransferase PlsY, translating into MHPLLGVLIAYAAGSIPAAYLAGRAAGVDLRTKGSGNLGATNVVRVLGLKVGLVVFAVDMAKGAVPVGFLPAVTTGGPAGPWMAIIYGGAAILGHVRPVWLRFGKGGKGVATACGVFLALTPEPTLFALAVFLVVFGATGYVSLGSLAAAAALPPLVAAAIGWRQPVFVVAVLIAAFVFWTHRPNMQRLWRREEHRFSKMGALGVPSGLFIGALVAAGGLAWIMRSAR; encoded by the coding sequence GTGCATCCGCTTCTCGGTGTGCTGATCGCGTACGCGGCGGGCTCGATTCCCGCTGCCTACCTGGCCGGCCGGGCGGCGGGGGTGGATCTGCGGACCAAGGGGTCGGGCAACCTCGGCGCGACCAACGTGGTGCGCGTGCTCGGGCTGAAGGTCGGACTGGTAGTGTTCGCAGTGGACATGGCGAAAGGGGCGGTACCCGTGGGGTTCCTGCCGGCGGTCACGACCGGAGGGCCCGCGGGGCCGTGGATGGCCATCATCTACGGCGGCGCGGCAATTCTGGGCCACGTCCGTCCGGTGTGGCTGAGGTTCGGCAAGGGCGGCAAGGGCGTGGCCACGGCGTGCGGCGTCTTTCTGGCGCTGACCCCGGAGCCGACGTTGTTCGCCCTGGCCGTTTTCCTGGTTGTGTTCGGAGCCACGGGGTACGTCTCGCTCGGATCGCTGGCCGCGGCGGCGGCACTGCCGCCGCTCGTGGCAGCAGCCATCGGGTGGCGGCAGCCGGTATTCGTGGTGGCCGTGTTGATCGCGGCGTTCGTGTTCTGGACCCACCGGCCCAACATGCAGCGGCTGTGGCGCAGGGAAGAGCACCGGTTCTCGAAGATGGGTGCCTTGGGCGTGCCATCCGGACTCTTCATCGGCGCGCTCGTCGCCGCCGGCGGCCTGGCGTGGATCATGCGGAGTGCGCGCTGA
- the der gene encoding ribosome biogenesis GTPase Der, giving the protein MSIPVVALVGRPNVGKSHLFNRIVGTNTAIVSEEAGTTRDRHFARAEWNGRQFWLVDTGGLTDDPRLPMDREIRRQVEVAIGEADLLVFLVDAKAGLHPNDARVAELLRGSGKPWMLVVNKVDDPRATDYYEFYELGAGEPVPVSALNGKGSGDLLDVLVSHLPQRDEAADDALHVAVVGRPNVGKSSLVNRLLGAERLVVSEEAGTTRDAIDTPMTYHGRTLVFIDTAGLRRQTKIEDGIEFYSSLRSRRAIERADICVLVIDAVEGLHNQDLKIATLAWDAGRGLVIVVNKWDLAEKDDKATARFEKSCREKAPYLTFVPFVFTSALTGQRVQRLLELLLTVAEERNKRVTTAQVNQRLQELLARLQPPQAAGFEIKLNYATQVEVAPPTIAVFGNHPELVEEHYVRYLHNGFRESWGFTGNPLRIVMRRKAS; this is encoded by the coding sequence ATGAGCATCCCCGTGGTGGCGCTGGTGGGCCGACCGAACGTCGGCAAGTCGCACCTGTTCAATCGCATCGTGGGCACCAACACGGCCATCGTGTCCGAAGAGGCCGGCACGACGCGCGACCGGCACTTCGCGCGCGCGGAATGGAACGGCCGACAGTTCTGGTTGGTCGATACGGGGGGACTCACCGACGACCCCCGCTTGCCGATGGACCGCGAGATCCGCCGCCAGGTGGAGGTAGCGATCGGAGAAGCCGACTTGCTGGTGTTCCTGGTGGACGCCAAGGCCGGGCTCCACCCCAACGACGCGCGCGTGGCGGAGTTGCTGCGCGGAAGCGGTAAGCCGTGGATGCTCGTGGTCAACAAGGTGGACGACCCGCGGGCCACGGACTACTACGAGTTCTACGAACTCGGCGCGGGCGAGCCCGTACCGGTGTCGGCGCTCAACGGCAAGGGGTCGGGCGACCTGCTCGACGTGCTGGTGTCGCACCTCCCGCAGCGCGACGAGGCCGCGGACGACGCGTTGCACGTGGCCGTGGTCGGCCGGCCCAACGTCGGGAAATCGTCGCTCGTCAACCGGCTGCTCGGCGCCGAGCGTCTGGTCGTGTCCGAAGAGGCGGGAACGACGCGCGACGCCATCGACACGCCGATGACGTATCACGGGCGTACGCTCGTCTTCATCGACACGGCCGGTCTCCGCCGGCAGACCAAGATCGAGGATGGCATCGAGTTCTACTCGTCGCTGCGCAGCCGGCGGGCGATCGAGCGCGCCGATATCTGTGTGCTCGTCATCGACGCGGTGGAAGGCCTGCACAATCAGGACCTGAAGATCGCGACGTTGGCCTGGGACGCCGGTCGCGGCCTCGTCATCGTGGTCAACAAGTGGGATCTGGCCGAGAAGGACGACAAGGCCACCGCCCGCTTCGAGAAGTCGTGTCGCGAGAAGGCGCCGTACCTCACCTTCGTGCCGTTCGTGTTCACGTCGGCGCTCACCGGGCAGCGCGTACAGCGGCTGCTCGAACTGCTGCTCACGGTGGCCGAGGAGCGCAACAAGCGCGTGACAACCGCGCAGGTGAACCAGCGGTTGCAGGAGTTGCTGGCCCGGCTTCAGCCGCCGCAGGCGGCGGGGTTCGAGATCAAGTTGAACTATGCCACGCAGGTGGAGGTCGCGCCCCCGACCATCGCCGTGTTCGGCAACCACCCGGAACTCGTGGAAGAGCACTACGTCCGCTACCTGCACAACGGATTCCGTGAGTCATGGGGATTCACGGGCAACCCGCTGCGGATCGTGATGCGGCGCAAGGCGAGTTGA